In Massilia forsythiae, one DNA window encodes the following:
- a CDS encoding zinc-binding alcohol dehydrogenase family protein: protein MKAVGYQSHLPIDHPQALADITLPEPSAQGRDLLVEVRAVSVNPVDTKVRAGAIPQEGDWKVLGWDAAGVVKAVGPDVTLFRPGDRVWYAGSIVRPGSNSELQLVDERIVGRMPQALDFGAAAALPLTSLTAWELLFDRLQVPQGDAGRGQVLLVVGAAGGVGSVLLQLARQLTGLTVVGTASRPETRDWALAHGAHHVIDHTLPLADAFARAQLPAPAYVAGLTHSDQHFDQIVELIAPQGRFGLIDDPAPIDVRKLKMKAVSLHWELMFTRSLFNTADMAQQHAILNRVAELVDAGTIRSTAHERFGRIDAANLKRAHALLESQRAQGKIVLEGF from the coding sequence ATGAAAGCCGTCGGCTACCAGTCCCATCTTCCCATCGACCACCCGCAGGCGCTGGCCGACATCACCCTGCCGGAGCCAAGCGCCCAGGGCCGCGACCTGCTGGTCGAGGTGCGCGCGGTATCGGTCAACCCGGTCGACACCAAGGTGCGCGCCGGCGCCATCCCGCAAGAGGGCGACTGGAAGGTGCTCGGCTGGGATGCGGCCGGCGTGGTCAAGGCGGTCGGCCCCGACGTAACGCTGTTCCGGCCCGGCGACCGGGTCTGGTACGCCGGCTCGATCGTGCGGCCGGGCAGCAACAGCGAACTGCAGCTGGTCGACGAGCGCATCGTCGGGCGCATGCCGCAAGCGCTCGACTTCGGCGCCGCCGCGGCGCTGCCGCTGACCAGCCTGACCGCCTGGGAATTGCTGTTCGACCGCCTGCAGGTGCCGCAGGGAGACGCCGGGCGCGGCCAGGTCTTGCTGGTGGTCGGCGCCGCCGGCGGCGTCGGCTCGGTCCTGCTGCAATTGGCGCGCCAGTTGACCGGCTTGACCGTGGTCGGCACCGCGTCGCGCCCGGAAACGCGCGATTGGGCGCTGGCGCACGGCGCCCACCACGTGATCGACCACACCCTGCCGCTGGCCGACGCCTTCGCCCGGGCGCAGCTGCCGGCGCCGGCCTACGTGGCCGGCCTGACCCATAGCGACCAGCACTTCGACCAGATCGTCGAACTGATCGCGCCGCAGGGCCGCTTCGGCCTGATCGACGATCCGGCGCCGATCGACGTGCGCAAGCTCAAGATGAAAGCGGTGTCGCTGCACTGGGAACTGATGTTCACCCGTTCGCTGTTCAATACCGCCGACATGGCGCAGCAGCATGCGATCCTGAACCGCGTGGCGGAGCTGGTCGATGCCGGCACCATCCGCAGCACGGCGCACGAGCGCTTCGGCCGCATCGATGCCGCCAACCTGAAACGGGCGCATGCCCTGCTCGAATCGCAGCGGGCGCAGGGCAAGATCGTGCTGGAAGGATTCTAG
- a CDS encoding TonB-dependent receptor has product MKLKKLVHMIALIGATAPAVAQQAPASQPMQRVEITGSSIKRLATEGALPVQTISVEQLDKQGITNAEQMMRLISANGTGADNMTSGNNVFGADADRVSGGGSFASLRGLGPSGTLVLINGRRIAGYGLSGKAVDLNTIPLAAVARVEVLKDGASAIYGTDAVGGVINFILKTDFEGLQANASGNFTEHGGGATRRLQLVAGKGNLDTDRFNVMAALGYDNNSQLNSNQRDFANGYQPLRGLAPDTTGTPVANQLTGAGSALGTGFKRPGDNNTYLQAGLLSLQGKCDSVAGMQQYATSLWKNVTSPLRSTYSCSYDYGGDYVMQLPTERTNFVARGTFQIDPQNRLYAETVGAHTSSLAILTPAQISTTLAAGNAYPVGGAYYQNLSAYIPTFDATKPILYKWRAWPLGDRTQKYSTDTARLLLGGEGTIAGKWDYRLDLSHSFSRTTTDLLDGYAYTKPLYAVLGSGIVNPFAAPADGQTQAAMNALESTKFYGRLQHGKTTLTQLNGSVSGEIWQLPAGAVSGAIGTDLRRESYQFRQDVDATQILLAPGNANQERVSRNVKAVYAELAVPVVKDLELQLAIRRDDYSLIGATTNPKVAFSYRPTSWLMLRGSANKGFLAPSFGQLYAGRLNQELPNGVSDPIGCAAHPGDARYCAIERLDYFSGGNPNLRPETSKQGTLGFIIEPSANFSASVDYWAINVKDRILNRTPQVVLANAAALPEYIHRDAAGVIEYIDAGWINAAGLKTRGADVGLRGRGSLPGGYRWNATLDGTWTQSYQFAEFEGQPYVEYVGNFYTRDIYLRWKHNATVSVSKGPWSILLSNLYRDGYKDQLPDAGKSTPPAGFNPHVASYTTFGLSTTYAGFKGTTITVGIQNLFDRDPPFTAHNVDEVVGAGWDPRVADPRGRALSFDVKYKFF; this is encoded by the coding sequence GTGAAGTTGAAGAAGCTAGTCCATATGATCGCCCTGATCGGCGCCACGGCTCCGGCCGTCGCGCAGCAGGCGCCAGCGTCGCAACCGATGCAGCGCGTCGAAATCACGGGCAGCAGCATCAAGCGCCTCGCCACCGAAGGCGCGTTGCCGGTGCAAACGATTTCCGTGGAACAGCTGGACAAGCAGGGCATCACCAACGCCGAGCAGATGATGCGCCTGATCTCGGCCAACGGCACCGGCGCCGACAACATGACCTCCGGTAACAACGTGTTCGGCGCCGATGCCGACCGCGTCAGCGGCGGCGGTTCCTTCGCCTCGCTGCGCGGCTTGGGACCGAGCGGCACGCTGGTGTTGATCAACGGCCGCCGCATCGCCGGTTACGGCTTGTCGGGCAAGGCGGTCGACCTGAACACGATCCCGCTGGCGGCGGTCGCGCGCGTCGAGGTGCTGAAGGATGGCGCCTCGGCGATCTACGGCACCGACGCGGTCGGCGGCGTCATCAATTTCATCCTGAAAACCGACTTCGAAGGGCTGCAGGCGAATGCCAGCGGCAATTTTACCGAACACGGCGGCGGCGCGACCCGGCGCCTGCAACTGGTGGCCGGCAAGGGCAACCTCGACACCGACCGCTTCAACGTGATGGCGGCGCTGGGCTACGACAACAATTCCCAGTTGAATTCCAACCAGCGCGACTTCGCCAACGGCTACCAGCCGCTGCGCGGCCTGGCGCCGGATACCACCGGCACCCCGGTCGCCAACCAATTGACCGGCGCCGGCAGCGCACTCGGCACCGGTTTCAAGCGTCCCGGCGACAACAACACGTATCTGCAGGCCGGTTTGCTGAGCCTGCAGGGCAAGTGCGACAGCGTGGCCGGCATGCAGCAGTACGCCACCAGCCTGTGGAAGAACGTGACCTCGCCGCTGCGTTCCACGTATTCCTGCTCGTACGACTACGGCGGCGACTACGTGATGCAGCTGCCCACCGAGCGCACCAACTTCGTGGCGCGCGGCACTTTCCAGATCGATCCGCAGAACCGCCTGTATGCCGAGACCGTCGGCGCCCACACCAGCAGCCTGGCGATCCTGACGCCGGCGCAGATCTCGACCACGCTGGCGGCCGGCAATGCCTACCCGGTGGGTGGTGCTTACTACCAGAACCTGTCGGCCTATATCCCGACGTTCGACGCAACGAAACCGATCCTGTACAAATGGCGCGCCTGGCCGCTGGGCGACCGCACCCAGAAGTACAGCACGGACACCGCGCGCCTGCTGCTGGGCGGAGAGGGCACCATCGCCGGCAAATGGGATTACCGCCTCGACTTGTCGCACAGCTTCAGCCGCACCACCACCGACCTGCTCGACGGCTACGCCTACACGAAACCGCTGTACGCGGTGCTGGGCAGCGGCATCGTGAATCCGTTCGCGGCGCCGGCCGACGGCCAGACGCAAGCGGCGATGAATGCGCTGGAATCGACCAAGTTTTATGGCCGCCTGCAGCACGGCAAGACCACGCTGACCCAGCTGAACGGCTCGGTCTCGGGCGAGATCTGGCAATTGCCGGCCGGCGCCGTCTCGGGCGCGATCGGCACCGACCTGCGCCGCGAGAGCTACCAGTTCCGCCAGGACGTCGACGCCACCCAGATCCTGCTGGCGCCGGGCAACGCCAACCAGGAGCGGGTCAGCCGCAACGTCAAGGCGGTGTATGCCGAGCTGGCGGTGCCGGTCGTGAAGGACCTGGAATTGCAGCTGGCGATCCGCCGCGACGATTACAGTTTGATCGGCGCCACCACCAACCCGAAGGTCGCCTTCAGCTACCGTCCGACGAGCTGGCTGATGCTGCGCGGTTCGGCCAATAAAGGTTTCCTGGCGCCGAGCTTCGGCCAGTTGTACGCCGGCCGCCTGAACCAGGAATTGCCGAACGGCGTGTCCGATCCGATCGGTTGCGCCGCGCATCCGGGCGACGCGCGCTATTGCGCCATCGAGCGCCTCGATTATTTCAGCGGCGGCAACCCGAACCTGCGTCCGGAAACCTCGAAGCAGGGCACGCTGGGTTTCATTATCGAACCGAGCGCCAACTTCTCGGCCTCGGTCGATTATTGGGCGATCAACGTCAAGGACCGCATCCTCAACCGCACGCCGCAAGTCGTGCTGGCGAATGCCGCGGCCTTGCCGGAATACATCCACCGCGATGCCGCCGGCGTGATCGAGTACATCGACGCCGGCTGGATCAACGCCGCCGGCCTGAAAACCCGCGGCGCCGACGTCGGCCTGCGCGGCCGCGGCAGCCTGCCGGGCGGCTACCGCTGGAACGCGACCCTGGACGGCACCTGGACCCAGAGCTACCAGTTCGCCGAATTCGAGGGCCAGCCCTACGTCGAGTATGTCGGCAATTTCTATACGCGCGACATCTACCTGCGCTGGAAGCACAATGCCACCGTCAGCGTGAGCAAGGGGCCGTGGAGCATCCTGCTGAGCAATCTGTACCGCGACGGCTACAAGGACCAGTTGCCGGACGCCGGCAAGAGCACGCCGCCGGCCGGCTTCAACCCGCACGTGGCCAGCTATACCACCTTCGGCCTGTCGACCACGTATGCCGGCTTCAAGGGCACCACGATCACGGTCGGCATCCAGAACCTGTTCGACCGCGACCCGCCGTTCACCGCCCACAACGTGGATGAAGTCGTGGGCGCCGGCTGGGACCCGCGCGTGGCCGATCCGCGCGGCCGCGCGCTGAGTTTCGATGTCAAATACAAGTTCTTCTGA
- a CDS encoding S66 peptidase family protein has translation MHDLDRRRFNRLLAGALLLPAATDAATAVPPAHRHLSRSMTPLIKPPRLRRGDLVGLVAPGGYTSDASIQTAVQHIEALGFRARPGHYLREVWGNYGGTVAARIADLHAMLRDPEVKAIWAIRGGSGCISLLKHLDYALIRRHPKVLLGYSDITALHLAILRHAGLVSFHGPVASSTPSDYSTEHLLAVLTEPRPSYTIPMSAENARRAISEPQYAIRTVHGGVATGPLVGGNLSLLSALAGTPYAADFRDSLLFIEEVNEEPYRIDRWMTQLDLSGGFERAAALIVGVCENCGPQGDGPSLTLDETLDLHLQPLNVPAVSGYSFGHIRNQCTLPLGVRARLDTAAQTLTLLEPAVG, from the coding sequence ATGCATGACCTTGATCGCCGCCGCTTCAACCGCCTGCTGGCGGGCGCGCTGCTGCTGCCGGCCGCTACGGACGCCGCCACGGCGGTCCCACCTGCGCATCGACACTTGTCCCGTTCAATGACGCCCCTGATCAAACCCCCACGCCTGCGCCGCGGCGACCTGGTCGGCCTGGTCGCGCCCGGCGGCTACACGTCCGATGCATCGATCCAGACGGCGGTGCAGCACATCGAAGCGCTGGGCTTCCGCGCCAGGCCGGGCCATTACCTGCGCGAAGTCTGGGGCAACTACGGCGGCACCGTGGCCGCGCGCATCGCCGACCTGCACGCCATGTTGCGCGATCCGGAAGTCAAGGCCATATGGGCGATCCGCGGCGGCTCCGGCTGCATCTCCTTGCTGAAACACCTGGATTACGCGCTGATCCGGCGCCACCCCAAGGTGTTGCTGGGCTATTCCGACATCACGGCACTGCACCTGGCCATCCTGCGCCATGCCGGCCTGGTGAGCTTCCACGGTCCGGTGGCGTCGAGCACGCCGTCGGATTATTCGACCGAACACCTGCTGGCGGTGCTGACCGAGCCGCGCCCGAGCTACACGATACCGATGTCCGCGGAAAACGCGCGCCGCGCCATCAGCGAGCCGCAGTACGCCATCCGCACGGTGCACGGCGGCGTCGCCACCGGACCGCTGGTCGGCGGCAACCTGTCCCTGTTGAGCGCGCTGGCTGGTACGCCGTACGCGGCCGACTTCCGCGACAGCCTGCTGTTCATCGAGGAAGTCAACGAGGAGCCGTACCGGATCGACCGCTGGATGACCCAGCTCGACCTGTCCGGCGGGTTCGAGCGGGCGGCGGCGCTCATCGTCGGCGTGTGCGAAAACTGCGGGCCGCAGGGCGACGGACCGTCCTTGACGCTGGACGAGACCCTGGACCTGCACCTGCAGCCTTTGAACGTGCCGGCGGTGAGCGGTTATTCGTTCGGCCACATCCGCAACCAGTGCACGCTGCCGCTGGGCGTGCGCGCCCGGCTGGACACCGCGGCGCAGACGCTGACGCTGCTGGAACCCGCGGTCGGCTGA
- the dacB gene encoding D-alanyl-D-alanine carboxypeptidase/D-alanyl-D-alanine endopeptidase, producing MFRPFPSLAALTLAAWLPLPALAQLPEPVAGVLRSTAIPESALSVLVLRGNDTVLSHLADRPMQPASTMKLVTTLAALEQLGPVFRGRTELRTTAPLQGDALQGDLVLRGGADADFSTEALTTMLRSLRNQGIRRIEGRLVIDRQLFNPARLDLGVAPFDEYPEAYYNVIPDALLVNKNMLQLDLRADGGRLTLAMQPELEGVTVASDMTLTNADCDKWEDGWKTPEALPQADGGIKVMLHGSFPKNCTANYAINVLDRQEYLDRLFRFTWKRLGGSIAAPTVEGATPPEARLLAEHVARALPEVVRDTNKPSDNALARTLFLSLGALAPDPLLGSRPQPGSAVLTLARTDNVIRAWLRAKGIVDTGLVLENGSGLSRSERITPVQMAGVLQAGLRSNWAPEFMASMPIVAVDGTMRRRLPGSPAAGRARLKTGSLKNVVALAGYVPDAGGRQCVLVAMVNSELVSNGRGRLVLDALVDWVARLDGTPPGFPPQPVQGVPGQFGAPSRMPAPAQLPAQP from the coding sequence ATGTTTCGTCCTTTCCCCTCGCTCGCGGCGCTGACCCTGGCCGCGTGGTTGCCGCTGCCGGCGCTGGCCCAGCTGCCCGAACCGGTGGCCGGCGTGCTGCGCAGCACGGCCATTCCCGAGAGCGCGCTGAGCGTGCTAGTGCTGCGCGGCAACGATACCGTGCTGTCGCACCTGGCCGACCGTCCCATGCAGCCGGCCTCCACCATGAAGCTGGTGACGACGCTGGCTGCCCTGGAGCAATTGGGCCCGGTCTTTCGCGGCCGCACCGAACTGCGCACCACGGCGCCGCTGCAGGGCGACGCGCTGCAGGGCGACCTGGTGCTGCGCGGCGGCGCCGACGCGGACTTTTCGACCGAGGCCTTGACCACGATGCTGCGCAGCCTGCGCAACCAGGGCATCCGCCGCATCGAAGGGCGCCTGGTAATCGACCGCCAGCTGTTCAACCCGGCCCGCCTCGACCTCGGTGTCGCACCCTTCGACGAATACCCGGAGGCGTACTACAACGTGATTCCGGACGCCCTGCTGGTCAACAAGAACATGCTGCAGCTCGACCTGCGCGCGGACGGCGGACGCCTGACGCTGGCGATGCAGCCCGAACTGGAAGGCGTGACAGTCGCCTCCGATATGACCCTCACCAATGCCGATTGCGACAAGTGGGAAGACGGCTGGAAGACCCCGGAAGCGCTGCCGCAAGCCGACGGCGGCATCAAGGTCATGTTGCACGGCAGCTTCCCGAAAAATTGCACGGCCAATTACGCGATCAACGTGCTCGACCGCCAGGAATACCTCGACCGCCTGTTCCGCTTCACCTGGAAACGGCTGGGCGGCAGCATCGCCGCCCCCACGGTCGAGGGCGCCACGCCGCCGGAAGCGCGCCTGCTGGCCGAACACGTGGCGCGCGCGCTGCCGGAAGTGGTACGCGACACCAACAAGCCCTCGGACAACGCGCTGGCGCGCACGCTGTTCCTGAGCCTGGGCGCGCTGGCGCCGGACCCGCTGCTGGGCAGCCGGCCGCAGCCGGGCAGCGCAGTGCTGACGCTGGCGCGTACCGACAACGTGATCCGCGCCTGGCTGCGCGCCAAGGGCATCGTTGACACCGGCCTGGTGCTCGAAAACGGTTCCGGCCTGTCGCGCAGCGAGCGCATCACCCCGGTGCAGATGGCCGGCGTGCTGCAGGCCGGGCTGCGCAGCAACTGGGCGCCCGAATTCATGGCCAGCATGCCGATCGTCGCCGTCGACGGCACCATGCGCCGGCGCCTGCCCGGCAGTCCGGCGGCCGGCCGCGCGCGCCTGAAGACCGGCTCGCTCAAGAACGTGGTGGCGCTGGCCGGCTACGTGCCGGATGCCGGCGGCCGGCAATGCGTGCTGGTCGCGATGGTCAACAGCGAACTGGTCAGTAATGGCCGCGGGCGCCTGGTGCTCGATGCGCTGGTCGACTGGGTGGCGCGCCTGGATGGTACACCGCCGGGTTTCCCGCCTCAGCCGGTGCAAGGCGTGCCGGGCCAGTTCGGCGCGCCGTCCCGGATGCCGGCACCGGCGCAGTTGCCGGCCCAGCCGTAA
- a CDS encoding nucleoside recognition domain-containing protein: MALNYIWIGFFLVGFIAALAQWIFLGDTEIFKRIIDGTFDSAKTGVMDIALPLAGVMTLWLGIMNIGEKAGVIGWLAKVIAPFFSRIFPDVPKDHPATGHMVMNFSANLLGLDNAATPFGLKAMESLQTLNPQKDTASNAQIMFLVLHTSGLTLIPLAIMAQRAILGARDPSDIFIPCMIATYVATVTGIVAVSIRQRINLLNGVVLGWLGGMTAAIALLIWYFTAFLTKPEIETVSKLASNLLLFSIIIVFILGALRKGVNVYETFIEGAKGGIQTSLTIIPYLVGMLVAISVIRNSGVLGFVVNGMEWVFMKMGLDTAFTPALPTALMKPLSGSGSKAMMIDAMKTYGVDSFVGRLACIFQGSADTTFYIVALYFGSVGVRKTRYAISCGLIADLAGIVAAIAVAYVFFG; the protein is encoded by the coding sequence ATGGCTCTGAATTACATCTGGATCGGCTTTTTCCTGGTTGGTTTTATTGCGGCGCTGGCCCAATGGATCTTCCTGGGCGATACCGAGATCTTCAAGCGCATCATCGACGGCACCTTCGATTCCGCCAAGACCGGCGTGATGGACATCGCCCTGCCCCTGGCCGGCGTGATGACGCTGTGGCTGGGCATCATGAACATCGGCGAAAAGGCCGGCGTCATCGGCTGGCTGGCGAAGGTCATCGCGCCCTTCTTTTCGCGCATCTTCCCGGACGTGCCGAAAGACCATCCGGCCACCGGCCACATGGTGATGAATTTCTCGGCCAACCTGCTCGGCCTGGACAATGCCGCCACGCCCTTCGGCTTGAAGGCGATGGAAAGCCTGCAGACCCTGAATCCGCAGAAAGACACCGCCAGCAATGCGCAAATCATGTTCCTGGTGCTGCACACCTCGGGCCTGACCCTGATTCCGCTGGCGATCATGGCCCAGCGCGCCATCCTGGGCGCCAGGGACCCGTCCGACATCTTCATTCCCTGCATGATCGCGACCTACGTCGCCACCGTCACCGGCATCGTCGCGGTGTCGATCCGCCAGCGCATCAACCTGCTCAACGGCGTGGTGCTGGGCTGGCTGGGCGGCATGACGGCGGCGATCGCGCTGCTGATCTGGTATTTCACCGCTTTTTTGACCAAGCCGGAAATCGAGACCGTTTCCAAGCTGGCCAGCAATTTGCTGCTGTTCTCGATCATCATCGTGTTCATCTTGGGCGCGCTGCGCAAGGGCGTGAACGTGTACGAGACCTTCATCGAAGGCGCCAAGGGCGGCATCCAGACCTCGCTGACCATCATCCCCTACCTGGTCGGCATGCTGGTGGCGATTTCCGTGATCCGCAATTCGGGCGTGCTCGGCTTCGTCGTGAACGGCATGGAATGGGTGTTCATGAAGATGGGCCTGGACACCGCGTTCACCCCGGCGCTGCCGACCGCGCTGATGAAGCCGCTGTCCGGCAGCGGTTCCAAGGCGATGATGATCGACGCCATGAAGACCTACGGCGTGGATTCCTTCGTCGGCCGCCTGGCCTGCATCTTCCAGGGCTCGGCCGACACCACCTTCTATATCGTCGCGCTGTATTTCGGCTCGGTCGGCGTACGCAAGACCCGCTATGCGATTTCCTGCGGCCTGATCGCGGACCTGGCCGGCATCGTCGCGGCGATTGCCGTCGCCTACGTATTCTTCGGCTGA
- a CDS encoding ABC transporter substrate-binding protein codes for MPTFRTLAAAALLTLQSTSMLLPGSAPAAVPAPVTAAAPKVLHMFLSTSETGLDPAVASDIATLSLLENLFDPLLRYDYLARPVKLQGNTATGLPEVSPDGLTYTFHLRPGIRFTPDPAFKNSPRAQTREVTAQDYVYSITRLYDPALKSPWSFLFEGKLLGDGALKDKFNVDTAIPGLQALDRHTLRIRLAAPDNNFLFYLATPASAVVAREVIEAYPGQAGNHPVGTGPFMLGDWKRSDRIVLLANPESTAVFHSDAFAGEGSTPAGAHAGNGTAQSGDAGDRAIAAALEGQRLPRVDRVDIKIAEEFQGRMLGFLNGEYDYLEQVPESMTEMVIRNGQLKPDLAARGMQLYRFPVLQTYYMWMNMRDPVLGGYGKDRIALRRAISLSYDSAEDIALLKKGFAMKAESPLPPGVLGYDAAYRSPVPHDVALANALLDRYGYGERDPDGFRRQPKRAGMPAAGSPAAGSPAAGSPAAAKGAGTTGATEPLTLVMSSEATVGGRLRDELWRKCLNAVGLRVVFKSDKKTEIIKGSRLGTVQMFESNWIADFPDGDNFYQLLYGPNAGRANYARFDLPAYNVRYEQARQLTDGPARQKLYFEMNQLIHAYNPWVPLTHVLSADIRQPWLKNYKRHPVEFTQWRYLDVDVVERARATRGR; via the coding sequence ATGCCGACTTTCCGCACCCTCGCCGCCGCTGCCCTGCTGACCTTGCAGTCCACTTCGATGCTGCTGCCGGGCAGCGCCCCGGCCGCGGTGCCGGCGCCGGTAACGGCAGCGGCGCCCAAGGTCTTGCACATGTTCCTGTCGACCAGCGAAACCGGCCTCGATCCGGCGGTGGCGTCCGACATCGCCACGTTATCCCTGCTGGAAAACCTGTTCGACCCATTGCTGCGCTACGATTACCTGGCGCGCCCCGTGAAATTGCAGGGCAACACGGCGACCGGCTTGCCCGAGGTGTCGCCCGATGGCCTGACCTACACGTTTCATTTGCGTCCCGGCATCCGTTTCACGCCGGACCCGGCGTTCAAGAATTCGCCGCGCGCGCAGACGCGCGAGGTCACGGCCCAGGATTACGTCTACAGCATCACCCGCCTGTACGACCCGGCGCTGAAATCGCCATGGTCGTTCCTGTTCGAAGGTAAATTGCTGGGCGACGGCGCGCTGAAGGACAAGTTCAACGTCGACACGGCGATTCCCGGCCTGCAGGCGCTCGACCGGCATACCCTGCGCATCCGCTTGGCCGCGCCCGACAACAATTTCCTGTTTTACCTGGCGACGCCGGCCAGCGCCGTGGTGGCGCGCGAAGTGATCGAGGCCTATCCCGGCCAGGCCGGCAACCACCCGGTCGGCACCGGCCCCTTCATGCTGGGCGACTGGAAGCGCAGCGACCGCATCGTGCTGCTGGCGAATCCGGAGTCGACGGCGGTGTTCCATAGCGATGCGTTCGCCGGCGAAGGCAGTACGCCTGCGGGTGCGCATGCCGGCAACGGTACTGCGCAGAGCGGCGATGCCGGCGACCGCGCCATCGCCGCCGCGCTCGAGGGGCAACGCTTGCCGCGCGTCGACCGTGTCGACATCAAGATTGCCGAGGAATTCCAGGGCCGCATGCTCGGCTTCCTGAACGGCGAATACGATTACCTGGAGCAGGTGCCGGAATCGATGACCGAGATGGTGATCCGCAACGGCCAGCTGAAGCCGGACCTGGCGGCGCGCGGCATGCAGTTATATCGCTTCCCGGTGCTGCAGACCTACTACATGTGGATGAACATGCGCGATCCGGTGCTGGGCGGCTACGGCAAGGACCGCATCGCGCTGCGCCGCGCCATTTCCCTCAGCTACGACAGCGCCGAGGATATCGCCCTGCTGAAGAAGGGTTTCGCGATGAAGGCCGAGTCGCCGCTGCCGCCCGGCGTGCTCGGCTACGACGCCGCCTACCGCAGCCCGGTGCCGCACGACGTGGCGCTGGCCAACGCGCTGCTGGACCGCTACGGCTACGGCGAGCGCGACCCGGACGGGTTCCGGCGCCAGCCGAAACGCGCCGGCATGCCGGCCGCCGGATCGCCGGCCGCCGGGTCGCCGGCCGCCGGATCGCCGGCCGCCGCCAAGGGTGCCGGGACGACCGGCGCGACCGAGCCGCTGACGCTGGTGATGAGCAGCGAAGCCACGGTCGGCGGGCGCCTGCGCGACGAGCTATGGCGCAAATGCCTGAATGCGGTCGGCCTGCGCGTGGTCTTCAAATCGGACAAGAAGACCGAGATCATCAAGGGCTCGCGCCTGGGGACCGTGCAAATGTTCGAGAGTAACTGGATCGCCGACTTCCCCGACGGCGACAATTTTTACCAGTTGCTGTACGGCCCGAACGCGGGGCGCGCCAACTATGCGCGCTTCGACCTGCCCGCTTACAACGTCCGCTACGAGCAAGCGCGCCAATTGACCGACGGTCCGGCGCGCCAGAAGCTGTACTTCGAGATGAACCAGCTGATCCACGCCTACAACCCGTGGGTGCCGCTGACGCACGTACTGTCGGCCGACATCCGCCAGCCGTGGCTAAAAAACTACAAGCGCCACCCGGTCGAATTCACCCAATGGCGTTACCTGGATGTCGATGTTGTAGAAAGAGCACGGGCGACACGGGGCCGCTGA
- a CDS encoding M15 family metallopeptidase, whose translation MSAGAPGTIADGIASEDVAADGAFRHLSGIDGIAVDLRYATPNNFIGRDLYAPFDCAWLHRDAAAALERAVAWLAAHRSGHTLLVLDALRPQRVQQQLWDALAGTGLQPYLADPARGSIHSYGMALDLTILDEEGRELDMGTGFDDMSALSHPALEARFLASGELAPGQAANRQLLRDAMFQAGFVGINTEWWHFDCGDRNLVRQTFRRVL comes from the coding sequence GTGAGTGCGGGCGCGCCGGGCACCATCGCGGATGGCATCGCCAGCGAAGACGTCGCCGCCGATGGCGCCTTCCGCCACCTGTCCGGCATCGACGGCATCGCCGTCGACCTGCGCTACGCCACGCCGAACAATTTCATCGGGCGCGACCTGTATGCGCCGTTCGACTGCGCCTGGCTGCACCGCGACGCCGCCGCCGCACTGGAACGGGCCGTGGCCTGGCTGGCGGCGCACCGATCCGGCCACACCCTGCTGGTGCTGGACGCCCTGCGTCCGCAGCGCGTGCAGCAGCAATTGTGGGATGCGCTGGCCGGCACCGGCCTGCAGCCGTACCTGGCCGACCCGGCGCGCGGCTCGATTCACTCGTACGGCATGGCGCTCGACCTCACCATCCTCGACGAGGAAGGGCGCGAACTCGACATGGGCACCGGTTTCGACGACATGAGCGCGCTGTCGCACCCGGCGCTGGAAGCGCGCTTCCTGGCCAGCGGCGAACTCGCCCCGGGCCAGGCCGCCAACCGCCAGCTGCTGCGCGACGCCATGTTCCAGGCCGGCTTCGTCGGCATCAATACCGAGTGGTGGCACTTCGACTGCGGCGACCGCAACCTGGTGCGCCAGACCTTCCGCCGCGTGTTGTGA